One window from the genome of Balaenoptera musculus isolate JJ_BM4_2016_0621 chromosome 3, mBalMus1.pri.v3, whole genome shotgun sequence encodes:
- the EBI3 gene encoding interleukin-27 subunit beta isoform X2 has product MAPRLVLVLTLTSWVGCSLCCGREAAPTQPRVRCQASRYPIAVDCSWTLPLAPNSSRPTSFIATYRLGVAAHGESWPCLQQTPEATSCIIPDIQMFSMVPYVLNITAVHPRGVSSSFVPFVPEHVIKPDPPEGVRLSPLPGQRLWVQWEPPRSWPFPEIFSLKYRIRYKRHGAARFRQVGPIEGTSFTLKAVRPQAKYCIQVAALDLTDYGESSAWSLPAVASMTLGK; this is encoded by the exons ATGGCCCCAAGACTTGTCCTGGTCCTCACCCTCACCTCCTGGGTGGGTTGCTCACTTTGCTGCGGGAGAGAAG CAGCTCCCACCCAGCCCAGGGTGCGGTGCCAGGCCTCTAGGTACCCGATCGCAGTGGATTGCTCCTGGACCCTGCCGCTCGCTCCAAACTCCTCCAGACCCACGTCCTTCATTGCCACGTACAG GCTTGGCGTGGCAGCCCATGGGGAGAGCTGGCCCTGCCTCCAGCAGACACCAGAGGCCACCAGCTGTATCATCCCTGACATCCAGATGTTCTCCATGGTGCCCTATGTGCTCAACATCACGGCTGTCCACCCCCGGGGCGTCAGCAGCAGCTTCGTGCCGTTTGTCCCAGAGCACGTCA TCAAACCGGACCCTCCAGAAGGTGTGCGCCTGAGCCCCCTCCCTGGGCAGCGGCTCTGGGTGCAATGGGAACCCCCCCGGTCCTGGCCCTTCCCAGAGATCTTCTCACTCAAGTACCGGATCCGCTACAAGCGTCACGGAGCTGCCCGCTTCCGCCAG GTGGGACCAATTGAAGGCACATCCTTCACCCTCAAGGCTGTGAGGCCCCAAGCCAAGTACTGCATCCAGGTGGCTGCTCTGGACCTCACTGACTATGGGGAATCAAGCGCCTGGAGTCTCCCCGCCGTTGCCTccatgaccctgggcaagtaG
- the EBI3 gene encoding interleukin-27 subunit beta isoform X3 has protein sequence MAPRLVLVLTLTSWVGCSLCCGREAPTQPRVRCQASRYPIAVDCSWTLPLAPNSSRPTSFIATYRLGVAAHGESWPCLQQTPEATSCIIPDIQMFSMVPYVLNITAVHPRGVSSSFVPFVPEHVIKPDPPEGVRLSPLPGQRLWVQWEPPRSWPFPEIFSLKYRIRYKRHGAARFRQVGPIEGTSFTLKAVRPQAKYCIQVAALDLTDYGESSAWSLPAVASMTLGK, from the exons ATGGCCCCAAGACTTGTCCTGGTCCTCACCCTCACCTCCTGGGTGGGTTGCTCACTTTGCTGCGGGAGAGAAG CTCCCACCCAGCCCAGGGTGCGGTGCCAGGCCTCTAGGTACCCGATCGCAGTGGATTGCTCCTGGACCCTGCCGCTCGCTCCAAACTCCTCCAGACCCACGTCCTTCATTGCCACGTACAG GCTTGGCGTGGCAGCCCATGGGGAGAGCTGGCCCTGCCTCCAGCAGACACCAGAGGCCACCAGCTGTATCATCCCTGACATCCAGATGTTCTCCATGGTGCCCTATGTGCTCAACATCACGGCTGTCCACCCCCGGGGCGTCAGCAGCAGCTTCGTGCCGTTTGTCCCAGAGCACGTCA TCAAACCGGACCCTCCAGAAGGTGTGCGCCTGAGCCCCCTCCCTGGGCAGCGGCTCTGGGTGCAATGGGAACCCCCCCGGTCCTGGCCCTTCCCAGAGATCTTCTCACTCAAGTACCGGATCCGCTACAAGCGTCACGGAGCTGCCCGCTTCCGCCAG GTGGGACCAATTGAAGGCACATCCTTCACCCTCAAGGCTGTGAGGCCCCAAGCCAAGTACTGCATCCAGGTGGCTGCTCTGGACCTCACTGACTATGGGGAATCAAGCGCCTGGAGTCTCCCCGCCGTTGCCTccatgaccctgggcaagtaG
- the EBI3 gene encoding interleukin-27 subunit beta isoform X1: protein MYSFIPQTFIRLLMCAQHWLEVRWGPSHGKALTVPGESEAHALPLSPGPPAAPTQPRVRCQASRYPIAVDCSWTLPLAPNSSRPTSFIATYRLGVAAHGESWPCLQQTPEATSCIIPDIQMFSMVPYVLNITAVHPRGVSSSFVPFVPEHVIKPDPPEGVRLSPLPGQRLWVQWEPPRSWPFPEIFSLKYRIRYKRHGAARFRQVGPIEGTSFTLKAVRPQAKYCIQVAALDLTDYGESSAWSLPAVASMTLGK, encoded by the exons ATGtactcattcattccacaaacctTTATTAGGCTCCTAATGTGTGCCCAGCACTGGCTGGAAGTGAGGTGGGGGCCAAGCCATGGTAAGGCTTTGACAGTCCCGGGTGAATCAGAAGCTCacgctctccctctctctccggGCCCCCCAGCAGCTCCCACCCAGCCCAGGGTGCGGTGCCAGGCCTCTAGGTACCCGATCGCAGTGGATTGCTCCTGGACCCTGCCGCTCGCTCCAAACTCCTCCAGACCCACGTCCTTCATTGCCACGTACAG GCTTGGCGTGGCAGCCCATGGGGAGAGCTGGCCCTGCCTCCAGCAGACACCAGAGGCCACCAGCTGTATCATCCCTGACATCCAGATGTTCTCCATGGTGCCCTATGTGCTCAACATCACGGCTGTCCACCCCCGGGGCGTCAGCAGCAGCTTCGTGCCGTTTGTCCCAGAGCACGTCA TCAAACCGGACCCTCCAGAAGGTGTGCGCCTGAGCCCCCTCCCTGGGCAGCGGCTCTGGGTGCAATGGGAACCCCCCCGGTCCTGGCCCTTCCCAGAGATCTTCTCACTCAAGTACCGGATCCGCTACAAGCGTCACGGAGCTGCCCGCTTCCGCCAG GTGGGACCAATTGAAGGCACATCCTTCACCCTCAAGGCTGTGAGGCCCCAAGCCAAGTACTGCATCCAGGTGGCTGCTCTGGACCTCACTGACTATGGGGAATCAAGCGCCTGGAGTCTCCCCGCCGTTGCCTccatgaccctgggcaagtaG